From one Streptomyces sp. CA-210063 genomic stretch:
- a CDS encoding peptidase domain-containing ABC transporter, producing the protein MINPFSWLGNHRSPTRKRHRRRVPDVRQLSEMECGLACLTMILNYFGSGTSLAELRARVGVGRDGLSALEIVKTARDHGMRVRTLSLPRNDLRFVRLPAIVHWEFTHFLVVERWKSKHVDVVDPARGRCRLTEDEFDAGFTGVVMLLEPGATFERRAVAPPRATFRGYVGQFVRQSPGTSLQLLGVSLLLILLGLVLPVLTAVVLDQVLPYRMSNVLPVLGIGIVATFLAQTVATLLREWLLVFLRARIDVSMMLGFVEHLLALPYKYFQQRSTGDLLARAASNAMLRDLLSNQLLSSVMDSGLVMLYLLLLFWQSPPFGLLTLGVGMLGAIVLLLTKGMIRTLSGRELTAFGKSQGYLGEAIVGIGTLKAAGAEAQAFDRWSNLFFDHLNISLRHNYVSGTVASVLGSLPLFGQLGLLWVGATQVLDGSISIGTMVALLALAAAFFAPLSTLVDSAQQFQLVGANLDRIRDVTEADPEQPRQVSRPTPRLSGHLRLDGVGFRYAKAAPQVLHDVDLTARPGERIAIVGLSGSGKSTLGKLLLGLYLPTQGDIFYDGVSLRNVTWQELRRQFGVVLQESALFSGSILSNIALSNPSIERARVVEAAELAAIHDDIMAMPMQYDTFVSEGGSALSGGQRQRLAIARAIAHRPAIIMLDEATSHLDVETERRVAENLRTLACTQIIIAHRLSTIRDADVILVLDQGTIVERGSHHDLLRRAGHYARLVRQQLESGDEAQPLPGAPDH; encoded by the coding sequence GTGATCAACCCGTTCTCCTGGCTCGGCAACCACCGATCGCCGACCCGCAAGAGGCACCGCAGGAGGGTTCCCGACGTCAGACAGCTGAGCGAGATGGAATGCGGCCTCGCCTGCCTGACGATGATCCTCAACTACTTCGGCTCCGGGACCTCCTTGGCGGAGCTGCGGGCGCGCGTCGGCGTCGGCCGCGACGGCCTCTCCGCACTGGAGATCGTCAAGACCGCCCGCGACCACGGCATGCGGGTCAGGACGCTCTCGCTGCCACGGAACGATCTCCGTTTCGTCCGCCTCCCCGCGATCGTCCACTGGGAGTTCACACACTTCCTCGTCGTCGAACGGTGGAAGAGCAAACACGTCGATGTGGTGGATCCCGCCAGGGGACGCTGCCGGCTGACGGAGGACGAGTTCGACGCCGGGTTCACCGGGGTGGTCATGCTCCTCGAACCGGGCGCCACGTTCGAGCGTCGTGCGGTCGCCCCGCCTCGCGCGACCTTCCGGGGGTACGTCGGGCAGTTCGTCCGGCAGTCGCCGGGAACCTCACTGCAACTGCTCGGGGTCTCCCTGCTGCTGATCCTGCTCGGGCTGGTCCTGCCGGTGCTGACCGCGGTGGTGCTGGACCAGGTCCTCCCCTACCGGATGAGCAACGTCCTGCCGGTCCTCGGGATCGGCATCGTCGCGACCTTTCTCGCCCAGACCGTCGCGACGCTGCTGCGGGAATGGCTGCTGGTGTTTCTCCGGGCCCGCATCGACGTGAGCATGATGCTCGGCTTCGTCGAGCACCTGCTCGCACTGCCCTACAAGTACTTCCAGCAGCGGTCGACCGGTGACCTGCTGGCCCGGGCGGCCAGCAACGCCATGCTGCGCGACCTGCTGAGCAACCAGCTCCTGTCCAGCGTCATGGACAGCGGGCTGGTGATGCTCTACCTGCTCCTCCTCTTCTGGCAGTCCCCGCCGTTCGGCCTGCTCACCCTGGGCGTCGGCATGCTGGGCGCCATCGTGCTCCTGCTCACCAAGGGCATGATCCGCACGTTGTCGGGCCGGGAGCTGACCGCGTTCGGAAAATCCCAGGGGTATCTGGGCGAGGCGATCGTCGGCATCGGCACGCTGAAGGCGGCCGGCGCCGAAGCACAGGCCTTCGACCGCTGGTCGAACCTGTTCTTCGACCACCTCAACATCTCGCTGCGCCACAACTACGTCTCCGGCACCGTGGCCTCGGTCCTGGGCTCACTGCCGCTCTTCGGACAGCTCGGGCTGCTGTGGGTGGGCGCCACTCAGGTCCTCGACGGATCGATCAGCATCGGCACGATGGTGGCCCTCCTGGCGCTGGCCGCCGCTTTCTTCGCCCCGCTCAGCACGCTCGTGGACAGCGCCCAGCAGTTCCAGCTCGTCGGTGCCAACCTCGACCGCATACGTGACGTGACCGAGGCCGACCCGGAGCAGCCGCGGCAGGTGTCCCGGCCGACGCCGCGGCTGTCGGGGCACCTGCGGCTGGACGGGGTCGGTTTCCGGTATGCGAAGGCGGCCCCCCAGGTACTGCATGACGTCGACCTGACCGCACGCCCCGGAGAGAGGATCGCGATCGTCGGCCTCTCCGGCTCGGGCAAGAGCACGCTGGGGAAACTGCTGCTCGGGCTGTACCTCCCCACACAGGGGGACATCTTCTACGACGGCGTCTCGCTGCGGAACGTCACCTGGCAGGAGCTGAGACGTCAGTTCGGCGTCGTCCTGCAGGAGAGCGCCCTGTTCAGCGGGTCGATACTGTCGAACATCGCGCTCAGTAACCCGTCGATCGAGCGCGCGCGAGTGGTCGAGGCCGCCGAGTTGGCCGCCATCCACGACGACATCATGGCCATGCCGATGCAGTACGACACCTTCGTCTCCGAGGGCGGGAGCGCCCTGTCCGGCGGTCAGCGACAGCGGCTGGCCATCGCACGGGCGATCGCGCACAGACCGGCCATCATCATGCTCGACGAGGCCACGAGTCATCTGGACGTCGAGACCGAGCGGAGAGTCGCGGAGAACCTGCGCACCCTGGCCTGCACCCAGATCATCATCGCCCATCGCCTGAGCACGATCCGCGACGCGGACGTCATCCTGGTGCTCGACCAGGGAACCATCGTGGAGCGGGGAAGCCACCACGACCTGCTTCGGCGAGCCGGTCACTACGCGAGACTCGTCCGCCAGCAACTCGAGTCGGGCGACGAGGCCCAGCCGCTCCCCGGTGCCCCTGACCACTGA
- a CDS encoding type 2 lanthipeptide synthetase LanM family protein: MRGESEFLPFETKMLPGVFLANLAPLILFQLSKPLLLELHIARLEGHLRGETAEERFEDFIRRLRQEGSIVALLAKYPVLARQLVLTTEQWADYLYEFLTHLCADWQSIRTTFAPGGDPGPLVDVEAEKGDRHRRGRSVLLLRFGSGMKLLYKPRSLGVDAHFQELLSWLNHRGAEPGLRPLKVVDRGDHGWSEFVDAAPCTCEEEVVRFYERQGSYLALLYVLDAADLHNENLLAAGEYPMLVDLEALFHPHVHAEEPALVNLGVGELDRSVWQVGLLPRRVWSDRDSIGVDMSGLGGQPGQTNPHRLVSWERLGTDEMRVGRRRAELPVSENRPRLGDQDVEVLKYQDAVLAGFTGMYRLICENKAALLAEQLPRFACDETRVVLRSTNVYGLLWYESFHPDLLRDALERDRFFDHLWIEAAQRPGLVPLIPVERRDLWHGDIPLFHTSPGSRAVLTAEGERFEDFLDAPSLDLVRQRVERLGDDDLAKQSWIIKASLATLLMDSEDRISRPAQAPSVSRPSLAPRRVAREQLLALARSVGRRLDELSLRNEAGQNQGGQNEGGQNEGGQNEGGAYWLGVGPLDESTWGLFPSGSDLYSGTSGIALFLGHLGAITGEPSATLLARRALTSARTQAREWLREQPDTSGSPPPVGAFDGLASVVYALTSLGVLWAERDLLDEAAELVERLPPLISRDLSLDVVHGSAGCLLVLLSLHTVRPSPRTLDVAIRCGERLLATAQPVHRGIAWTTLDDQPPLGGFSHGTAGITLSLLRLAARSGDNRFHQAALSALDYDRSLFVPDLNNWADLRVFPPRSIEADPFDPAAGPPRKSMVAWCHGAPGIGLARLAALDLLADATVREEIDIALSATEQYGFDMGHSLCHGALGNLELLLTATRILDRSEDHDALERATASVVASIEADGFLTGVPLGVETPGLMTGLAGIGYELLRLAEPDKVPSLLLLAPPRWQAQS; the protein is encoded by the coding sequence CTGCGCGGAGAATCCGAGTTCCTTCCCTTCGAAACGAAAATGCTCCCAGGCGTGTTCCTGGCCAATCTCGCACCCCTCATCCTCTTCCAGCTCAGCAAACCGCTCCTGCTCGAGTTGCATATCGCCCGCTTGGAAGGACACTTGAGAGGCGAGACAGCGGAGGAACGCTTCGAAGACTTCATCCGGCGACTTCGGCAGGAAGGCTCGATCGTGGCCCTTCTCGCCAAGTACCCCGTGCTCGCACGCCAACTGGTGCTCACGACGGAACAGTGGGCCGACTACCTGTACGAGTTCCTGACGCATCTGTGCGCGGACTGGCAGTCCATCCGCACGACCTTCGCCCCGGGCGGCGATCCTGGACCGCTGGTCGACGTGGAGGCCGAAAAGGGCGACCGGCATCGCCGGGGCCGCAGTGTGCTGCTGCTGCGGTTCGGTTCGGGGATGAAGCTGCTGTACAAGCCGAGGTCGCTGGGTGTGGACGCGCACTTCCAGGAGTTGCTGTCGTGGTTGAACCACCGGGGGGCTGAGCCCGGTCTGCGGCCGCTGAAGGTGGTCGACCGCGGCGACCACGGCTGGTCGGAGTTCGTCGACGCGGCCCCCTGCACCTGCGAGGAGGAGGTCGTGCGTTTCTACGAGCGTCAGGGAAGCTACCTGGCGCTGTTGTACGTCCTGGACGCCGCCGACCTGCACAACGAGAACCTGCTCGCTGCCGGTGAGTATCCGATGCTCGTGGACCTGGAAGCCCTGTTCCACCCTCACGTCCACGCCGAGGAACCGGCCCTCGTGAACCTTGGCGTGGGAGAGCTGGATCGTTCCGTGTGGCAGGTCGGGTTGTTGCCGCGGCGCGTGTGGTCCGACCGGGACTCCATCGGCGTGGACATGAGCGGCCTGGGCGGGCAACCGGGGCAGACGAACCCGCATCGGCTTGTCAGCTGGGAAAGACTGGGGACGGATGAGATGCGGGTGGGCCGACGGCGTGCCGAGCTACCCGTGAGCGAGAACCGGCCCCGTCTGGGTGACCAGGACGTCGAGGTCTTGAAGTACCAGGACGCCGTCCTCGCGGGTTTCACCGGAATGTACCGTCTGATCTGCGAGAACAAGGCGGCTCTGCTGGCGGAACAGCTCCCGCGCTTCGCATGTGACGAGACACGCGTCGTCCTCCGCTCGACGAACGTGTACGGCCTCCTGTGGTACGAGAGCTTCCATCCGGATCTGCTGCGTGACGCGCTCGAACGTGATCGCTTCTTCGACCACCTGTGGATCGAGGCGGCACAGCGTCCCGGTCTCGTTCCCCTCATCCCGGTGGAGCGGCGGGATCTGTGGCACGGTGACATCCCGCTGTTCCACACCAGCCCGGGCAGTCGGGCGGTCCTCACCGCGGAGGGGGAGCGTTTCGAGGACTTCCTCGACGCGCCCAGCCTCGATCTGGTGCGGCAACGAGTGGAACGGCTCGGTGATGACGACCTGGCCAAGCAGAGCTGGATCATCAAGGCGTCGCTGGCCACGCTGCTGATGGATTCCGAGGACAGGATCAGCCGGCCGGCACAGGCTCCGTCGGTGAGCCGGCCTTCCCTGGCGCCCCGGCGGGTGGCGCGCGAACAGTTGCTGGCACTGGCGAGGTCCGTCGGGAGGCGTCTCGACGAGCTGTCTCTGCGGAACGAAGCCGGACAGAACCAGGGCGGACAGAACGAAGGCGGACAGAACGAAGGCGGACAGAACGAAGGCGGCGCGTACTGGCTCGGCGTGGGCCCTCTGGACGAATCGACCTGGGGCCTCTTCCCTTCGGGCAGCGACCTCTATTCCGGGACCAGCGGAATCGCACTCTTCCTGGGCCACCTCGGGGCGATCACCGGCGAGCCCTCCGCCACGCTCCTCGCACGCCGGGCACTGACATCGGCGCGCACCCAAGCGCGGGAGTGGCTCCGGGAGCAGCCGGATACGAGCGGATCTCCTCCGCCGGTCGGAGCGTTCGACGGCCTGGCCTCGGTCGTGTACGCCCTCACCAGCCTGGGCGTCCTGTGGGCGGAGCGGGACCTCCTCGACGAGGCGGCCGAACTGGTCGAGAGACTGCCACCCCTCATCTCCAGGGACCTGTCGCTGGATGTCGTCCACGGTTCGGCCGGGTGCCTCCTCGTGCTGCTCAGCCTGCACACGGTCCGTCCCTCCCCACGGACCTTGGACGTGGCGATCCGCTGCGGCGAGCGGCTCCTGGCCACGGCGCAGCCCGTGCATCGAGGGATCGCCTGGACCACGCTCGACGACCAACCGCCGCTGGGCGGGTTCTCGCACGGCACCGCCGGCATCACGTTGAGCCTTCTGCGGTTGGCCGCCCGCAGCGGCGACAACCGCTTTCACCAGGCTGCCCTCAGCGCTCTCGACTACGACCGCAGCCTCTTCGTCCCCGACCTGAACAACTGGGCCGACCTGCGTGTCTTCCCACCCCGGAGCATCGAGGCCGACCCGTTCGACCCGGCCGCCGGGCCACCTCGAAAGAGCATGGTGGCCTGGTGCCACGGCGCCCCGGGGATCGGCCTGGCACGCCTCGCCGCCCTGGATCTGCTGGCCGACGCGACGGTACGGGAGGAGATCGACATCGCCCTGAGCGCCACGGAACAGTACGGCTTCGACATGGGCCACTCGCTCTGTCACGGCGCGCTCGGCAACCTCGAGCTTCTCCTGACGGCAACGCGGATCCTCGACAGATCCGAAGACCATGACGCTCTGGAACGAGCGACGGCGTCGGTCGTGGCGAGTATCGAGGCCGATGGCTTCCTGACGGGAGTGCCGCTCGGGGTGGAGACGCCCGGACTCATGACCGGACTGGCGGGGATCGGGTACGAGCTGCTCAGACTGGCCGAGCCCGACAAGGTGCCGTCCCTTCTTCTCCTGGCTCCTCCACGGTGGCAGGCCCAGAGCTGA
- a CDS encoding mersacidin/lichenicidin family type 2 lantibiotic, whose protein sequence is MSLRKIVRAWEDPKYRDSLSGPELADLPDNPAGVIELTDAELGQVLGGAQSGNSFGCNTKTCVSTRGNSANPCRNC, encoded by the coding sequence ATGAGCCTCCGCAAGATTGTCCGGGCCTGGGAGGACCCGAAGTACCGTGACAGCCTGAGCGGCCCGGAGCTGGCCGACCTGCCGGACAACCCGGCGGGCGTCATAGAGCTCACCGATGCCGAGCTGGGGCAGGTTCTGGGCGGCGCCCAGAGCGGAAACAGCTTCGGCTGTAACACGAAGACCTGCGTCTCGACTCGCGGCAACTCGGCAAACCCCTGCCGCAACTGCTGA
- a CDS encoding CU044_5270 family protein — MSRKKTYGGAARRRDVMETLADARPAELDPSLLAGSRRQREDLARITAATRERPMGGPLAWLRPRLLPLGAVATVAASAIVAGTLVQQDSRGTTGAQPGNRPPSATATRLDGRMELLGAAKAAEASAAEGTYWQVTTRSENVDVVGEPGRRFAVRSTETQEWSVGVRPGTRSLMVTGLDAGTEPRTPADEARWRAAGSPRQVESPADTEGRMRVAITIGAPGRPTVMRTDSDNKIYALGPDNVSYQDVRKLPTDSARLRQQFERLYERDSGSEISGDRTAWMLRQAANVITMPVKPGTRAAAYRLLADLPGIRVQGSVTDPLGREGIGITLPDHAETPLGSVEQRLVVDPSTGALLAELVVLAEPSAAAREAGLDAGTTVSSSATTRMEWAQRQITVPENARH; from the coding sequence ATGAGCAGGAAGAAGACATACGGAGGGGCCGCGCGGCGGCGCGACGTCATGGAGACGCTCGCGGACGCCCGGCCCGCCGAGCTGGACCCGTCCCTGTTGGCGGGCTCCCGGCGGCAGCGCGAGGACCTGGCCCGGATCACGGCCGCCACGCGGGAGAGGCCCATGGGCGGCCCCCTGGCATGGCTGCGTCCCCGGCTCCTGCCGCTCGGGGCCGTCGCGACCGTCGCGGCGTCCGCGATCGTGGCGGGCACCCTCGTCCAGCAGGACTCCCGCGGAACCACCGGCGCACAGCCGGGCAACCGCCCGCCGTCGGCCACCGCCACGCGGCTGGACGGCCGTATGGAACTGCTCGGCGCGGCGAAGGCGGCGGAGGCTTCGGCCGCCGAGGGAACGTACTGGCAGGTGACCACGCGGTCGGAGAACGTGGACGTCGTCGGTGAGCCGGGACGGCGCTTCGCCGTGCGGAGCACCGAGACGCAGGAGTGGTCGGTGGGTGTGCGCCCGGGAACCCGGAGCCTGATGGTCACCGGCCTGGACGCCGGGACCGAGCCCCGCACCCCGGCGGACGAGGCACGCTGGCGGGCCGCCGGCTCACCGCGGCAGGTGGAGAGCCCGGCAGACACCGAAGGCCGGATGAGGGTCGCGATCACGATCGGAGCCCCCGGGCGGCCCACGGTCATGCGCACCGACAGCGACAACAAGATCTACGCCCTCGGCCCGGACAACGTCTCCTACCAGGATGTGCGGAAACTGCCCACCGACAGCGCGCGGTTGCGCCAACAGTTCGAGCGGCTGTACGAGCGGGACAGCGGCTCCGAGATCAGCGGCGACCGTACGGCCTGGATGCTGCGCCAGGCGGCCAACGTCATCACCATGCCGGTGAAGCCCGGCACCCGTGCCGCCGCGTACCGCCTGCTCGCGGACCTGCCGGGCATCCGCGTCCAGGGCTCCGTCACCGACCCGCTGGGCCGCGAGGGCATCGGCATCACGCTCCCCGACCACGCGGAGACCCCGCTGGGGAGTGTGGAGCAGCGGCTGGTCGTGGACCCGTCCACCGGCGCGCTCCTCGCCGAGCTCGTCGTCCTGGCCGAACCGTCGGCCGCCGCGCGGGAGGCGGGGCTGGACGCGGGCACGACGGTGTCCTCCTCGGCGACCACCCGGATGGAGTGGGCGCAGCGGCAGATCACCGTGCCGGAGAACGCCCGGCACTGA
- a CDS encoding RNA polymerase sigma factor: MTQAQRFRDVYEECYPRVLAYATSQVGRQVGEDITSETFTVAWRRMRDVPQPALPWLLGVARNLVRELRRRDSHQYALAAQEAQRIITGARTEAQDVATGVTDREAALQALASLSGADRELLTLIAWHGLSPKQAARVLGCTTATLTVRLHRARRRLERAVEAASVPPAPAVRRTDGRTDREGALT, encoded by the coding sequence GTGACCCAAGCACAACGCTTCCGGGATGTCTACGAGGAGTGCTATCCGCGCGTACTCGCCTATGCCACGAGCCAGGTGGGACGGCAGGTCGGTGAGGACATCACCAGCGAGACCTTCACCGTCGCGTGGCGGCGGATGCGGGACGTTCCGCAGCCCGCGCTGCCCTGGCTCCTCGGCGTGGCCCGCAACCTGGTGCGGGAGCTGCGTCGCCGGGACAGCCACCAGTACGCCCTCGCCGCACAGGAGGCACAGCGCATCATCACCGGCGCCCGGACCGAGGCGCAGGACGTGGCCACGGGCGTGACCGACCGGGAGGCGGCGCTCCAGGCCCTGGCGAGCCTGTCCGGCGCCGACCGGGAACTGCTGACCCTGATCGCCTGGCACGGGCTGAGCCCCAAGCAGGCCGCACGCGTCCTGGGCTGCACCACCGCGACCCTGACCGTCCGGCTGCACCGGGCCCGCCGCCGGCTGGAACGGGCCGTGGAGGCCGCGTCCGTACCCCCCGCACCGGCAGTGCGCCGCACTGATGGCCGCACCGACCGCGAAGGAGCACTCACATGA
- a CDS encoding fructosamine kinase family protein, which translates to MTARWKSLPSAVIPDVVEAEPLAGGAVNDVWRLTLADGTAYVLKGSLDAPADLFPLEAAGLGVLHERAGIRTPRVFEVSAHHVLMEALRPRPDTDAFWEAAGRAFAALHAVRGDRFGWDTDGRLGLLPQENGWADDGHAFFAEHRIRRYLREPKVRRALEPADLAGLERICERLPRLVPAAPSVLNHGDLWRANIVADPAGEPVFLDPAVCWAWAESDLSMTYCCDPPPDRFFRAYEEISPLADGWRDRMPLLHLREHLSVLAHFGSYGDTVARVRDVVRTFS; encoded by the coding sequence GTGACCGCACGCTGGAAGAGCCTGCCCAGCGCCGTCATCCCGGACGTGGTCGAGGCCGAGCCGCTCGCCGGCGGCGCGGTGAACGACGTCTGGCGGCTGACCCTCGCCGACGGGACGGCGTACGTCCTGAAGGGATCCCTCGACGCGCCGGCGGACCTGTTCCCGCTGGAGGCGGCCGGCCTCGGGGTGCTCCATGAGCGGGCGGGCATCCGGACTCCCCGGGTGTTCGAGGTGAGTGCGCACCACGTCCTCATGGAGGCGCTGCGACCACGGCCCGACACCGACGCGTTCTGGGAGGCGGCGGGCCGGGCCTTCGCCGCACTGCACGCGGTGCGCGGCGACCGGTTCGGCTGGGACACCGACGGACGGCTGGGCCTGCTTCCCCAGGAGAACGGCTGGGCCGACGACGGCCACGCGTTCTTCGCCGAGCACCGTATCCGCCGCTACCTGCGCGAACCCAAGGTCCGCCGCGCCCTCGAACCGGCGGACCTGGCGGGCCTGGAGCGGATCTGCGAGCGCCTTCCGCGGCTCGTCCCGGCGGCCCCGAGCGTGCTCAACCACGGCGACCTCTGGCGCGCCAACATCGTCGCGGACCCGGCCGGCGAACCCGTGTTCCTCGACCCGGCGGTGTGCTGGGCGTGGGCCGAGTCCGACCTCAGCATGACGTACTGCTGCGACCCTCCGCCGGACCGCTTCTTCCGCGCCTACGAGGAGATCTCCCCCCTGGCCGACGGCTGGCGGGACCGCATGCCGCTTCTGCATCTGCGCGAACACCTCAGTGTGCTGGCCCACTTCGGCTCGTACGGCGACACCGTGGCGCGCGTCCGGGACGTCGTCCGTACCTTCTCCTGA
- the pstB gene encoding phosphate ABC transporter ATP-binding protein PstB: protein MTDDMTDDMTDDMTDDSIPSGSHDEARSLGLSIGDRRRPGRPVPSLGDPVFHVSDLDIWYGDHQAVRDVNLTIGRRQITAMIGPSGCGKSTVIRCFNRMNDLIPGARVTGKVVYLGENLYDPVIDPIEVRRRIGMVFQKPNPFPKSIYDNIAYGPRVNGMKGTMDDLVEEALTGAALWDEVKDKLKASALALSGGQQQRLCIARAIAVKPEVILMDEPCSSLDPIATARIEDLMADLATDFTIVIVTHNMQQAARISDYTAFYTSDIDEQGVRHGRLVEYDITEKIFENPADQRTEDYITGRFG, encoded by the coding sequence ATGACCGACGACATGACCGACGACATGACCGATGACATGACCGACGACAGCATCCCCTCCGGCTCTCACGACGAGGCCCGCTCCCTGGGCCTTTCGATCGGTGACCGCCGCCGTCCCGGCAGGCCCGTACCCTCCCTGGGCGATCCGGTGTTCCACGTCTCCGACCTGGACATCTGGTACGGCGACCACCAGGCCGTCCGTGATGTGAACCTGACCATCGGCCGTCGCCAGATCACCGCGATGATCGGCCCGTCCGGCTGCGGCAAGTCCACGGTGATCCGCTGCTTCAACCGGATGAACGACCTCATCCCCGGCGCCCGCGTCACCGGCAAGGTCGTCTACCTGGGGGAGAACCTCTACGACCCGGTGATCGACCCGATCGAGGTGCGCCGCCGTATCGGCATGGTCTTCCAGAAACCCAACCCGTTCCCCAAGTCGATCTACGACAACATCGCCTACGGGCCGCGGGTGAACGGCATGAAGGGCACCATGGACGACCTCGTCGAAGAGGCACTGACAGGCGCCGCGCTGTGGGACGAGGTCAAGGACAAGCTGAAGGCGAGCGCGCTGGCGCTGTCGGGCGGGCAGCAGCAGCGGCTGTGCATCGCGCGGGCCATCGCCGTCAAACCCGAGGTGATCCTGATGGACGAGCCCTGCTCGTCGCTCGACCCCATCGCCACCGCCCGCATCGAGGACCTGATGGCGGACCTGGCGACCGACTTCACCATCGTCATCGTCACCCACAACATGCAGCAGGCGGCCCGCATCTCCGACTACACCGCCTTCTACACCTCGGACATCGACGAACAGGGCGTACGACACGGCCGCCTGGTCGAGTACGACATCACCGAGAAGATCTTCGAGAACCCCGCCGACCAGCGCACGGAGGACTACATCACCGGCCGCTTCGGCTAG
- the pstA gene encoding phosphate ABC transporter permease PstA, with the protein MTGIRVTEPPAPAAPRKLSGPRFRPGETAFQVLLLCCLAVGIVFLGVLLTYIVVEAWPRLDSRLWENFPSIRRPERAGAQSAIFGTIWVIAFTALFCLPTGIMAAIYLEEYARPDRWYNRLIELNIQNLAAVPSIIYGILGLGLLARELALGTTVLTASLTLSLLVLPVVIIASREAIRAVPQSIRQASLALGATRWQTIWRQILPAAIPGIATGSILALSRAIGEAAPLLLLGAVTYVAFNPEGLDSLYTVLPIQIFGWTSQSREEFRHLAAAAIVILMAILLIMNAAAIWLRNRFTKRW; encoded by the coding sequence ATGACCGGCATCCGGGTCACCGAGCCGCCGGCGCCGGCCGCGCCCCGCAAGCTCTCCGGGCCACGCTTCCGGCCGGGGGAGACCGCCTTCCAGGTGCTGCTGCTGTGCTGTCTGGCGGTGGGGATCGTCTTCCTCGGCGTGCTCCTCACGTACATCGTCGTCGAGGCCTGGCCGCGTCTGGACTCCCGGCTGTGGGAGAACTTCCCGTCCATCCGCCGTCCCGAGCGGGCCGGCGCCCAGTCGGCGATCTTCGGCACGATCTGGGTGATCGCCTTCACCGCCCTGTTCTGCCTGCCCACGGGCATCATGGCGGCGATCTACCTGGAGGAGTACGCCAGACCGGACCGCTGGTACAACCGGCTGATCGAACTGAACATCCAGAACCTGGCCGCCGTGCCCTCGATCATCTACGGCATCCTCGGACTGGGCCTGCTGGCAAGAGAACTCGCCCTCGGCACCACGGTGCTGACGGCCTCGCTCACCCTGTCGCTGCTGGTGCTCCCCGTGGTCATCATCGCGTCGAGGGAGGCCATCAGGGCCGTACCGCAGTCGATCCGGCAGGCGTCCCTCGCGCTCGGCGCCACGCGGTGGCAGACGATCTGGCGCCAGATCCTTCCCGCCGCCATCCCGGGCATCGCGACCGGCTCGATCCTCGCGCTGTCCCGGGCGATCGGTGAGGCCGCGCCGCTGCTGCTGCTCGGCGCGGTGACCTATGTGGCGTTCAACCCGGAGGGCCTGGACAGCCTGTACACCGTGCTGCCCATCCAGATCTTCGGTTGGACCAGTCAGTCCCGCGAGGAGTTCCGCCACCTCGCCGCGGCCGCGATCGTCATCCTGATGGCCATTCTCCTGATCATGAACGCGGCCGCGATCTGGCTGCGCAACCGCTTCACTAAGCGCTGGTGA
- the pstC gene encoding phosphate ABC transporter permease subunit PstC codes for MDRSLRRARPRYAERVIQGLLLVAALVSVVTTVGIVVSLIPPTVDFFERVSFGEFLGGTEWTALFSSPSYGVLPLLGATMLITVIALVVAVPVGLGAAIHLSEYADRRVRAFLKPTLEVLAGVPTVVYGFFALNFVTPRLREWWPGGTGPDFQNALSAGLVMGVMIIPTIASLSEDAMSAVPQSLRDGAYALGSGKRVVSVRVVVPAALSGIVAACVLGVSRAVGETMIVAIASGNQAVLSWNPLDAMQTMTGFIAQAGSGDVPVQSFEYKTIFAVGALLFVITFVMNLISIRLVRRYREVYE; via the coding sequence GTGGACCGGTCCCTCCGGCGGGCCAGGCCGCGTTACGCCGAACGGGTGATCCAGGGGCTGCTGCTGGTGGCCGCCCTCGTGTCCGTCGTCACCACGGTCGGCATCGTGGTCTCGCTGATCCCGCCCACCGTCGACTTCTTCGAACGGGTGAGCTTCGGCGAGTTCCTCGGCGGCACGGAGTGGACGGCACTGTTCAGCTCCCCGAGCTACGGCGTGCTGCCGTTGCTCGGCGCCACCATGCTGATCACCGTGATCGCGCTGGTCGTGGCCGTTCCGGTGGGCCTCGGCGCGGCGATCCACCTCAGCGAGTACGCCGACCGGCGCGTGCGGGCGTTCCTCAAGCCCACGCTGGAGGTGCTCGCCGGGGTGCCGACGGTCGTCTACGGCTTCTTCGCGCTCAACTTCGTCACCCCGCGCCTGAGGGAGTGGTGGCCGGGCGGGACGGGACCGGACTTCCAGAACGCCCTGTCCGCGGGCCTGGTGATGGGCGTCATGATCATCCCGACGATCGCCTCGCTGTCCGAGGACGCGATGTCCGCCGTGCCACAGTCGCTCAGGGACGGGGCGTACGCGCTCGGCTCGGGCAAGCGGGTCGTGTCCGTCCGTGTCGTCGTGCCGGCCGCGCTCTCCGGCATCGTCGCCGCCTGCGTCCTCGGTGTCTCCCGGGCCGTCGGCGAGACGATGATCGTCGCCATCGCGTCCGGCAACCAGGCCGTGCTCAGCTGGAACCCGCTGGACGCGATGCAGACCATGACGGGCTTCATCGCCCAGGCCGGCTCCGGTGACGTGCCGGTCCAGTCGTTCGAGTACAAGACCATCTTCGCCGTCGGCGCCCTGCTGTTCGTCATCACCTTCGTGATGAACCTCATCAGCATCCGCCTGGTGCGCAGGTACCGGGAGGTCTACGAATGA